A genomic region of Thermococcus sp. contains the following coding sequences:
- a CDS encoding ATP-NAD kinase family protein, producing the protein MGKLRLGLIVNPIAGMGGRVALKGTDGVVEEAIRRGARPIAQDLARLFLHELAHYEESKDIEFLTGPGPLGEDVLKDFNFPFEVIRHRDIGYLEILGVRIPDTSGEDTKMLAREMAERADLIVFAGGDGTARDVFSAVGRKVPILGVPTGVKMFSGVFASSPEDAARLVVEFLRGNAELVERDVMDLDEDAFRRDEVRPRHYGKALTPYAELLLQGAKEPSKTDEAEDVEAIIEALADELEDGIYFLGAGSTVKRLKDRLDIDGTLLGVDVVEIKDGKARLLVKDATEKDLLRFVERNPRIVVTVIGGLNFLFGRGNQQFSAEVLRRVPKENIIVIATPSKVKDGFVRVYTGDREVDEKLRGYIRVRVGPWRERIVKVI; encoded by the coding sequence ATGGGAAAACTCAGGCTGGGCCTCATAGTCAACCCAATAGCCGGGATGGGGGGCAGGGTGGCCCTTAAGGGTACAGACGGGGTCGTTGAGGAGGCAATAAGGCGGGGTGCCCGTCCCATCGCCCAGGACCTTGCGCGCCTCTTTCTCCACGAGCTGGCCCACTACGAGGAGTCGAAGGACATCGAGTTCCTAACCGGGCCCGGGCCACTGGGGGAGGACGTCTTGAAGGACTTTAACTTTCCCTTCGAGGTTATCAGACACAGGGACATCGGTTATCTCGAAATCCTCGGCGTCAGGATTCCTGACACGAGCGGTGAGGACACAAAGATGCTTGCCAGAGAGATGGCCGAGAGAGCTGACCTGATAGTCTTTGCAGGAGGAGATGGAACCGCTAGGGACGTCTTCAGCGCCGTTGGAAGGAAGGTCCCCATTCTGGGGGTTCCCACAGGGGTCAAGATGTTTTCCGGGGTTTTCGCATCGTCTCCGGAGGACGCCGCGAGGCTGGTCGTTGAGTTCCTTAGGGGGAACGCGGAGCTGGTTGAGAGGGACGTCATGGACCTCGATGAGGATGCCTTCAGGCGGGATGAGGTTAGGCCGAGGCACTACGGGAAGGCGTTAACTCCCTACGCCGAGCTCCTCCTTCAGGGGGCGAAGGAGCCCTCGAAAACGGACGAGGCAGAGGACGTTGAAGCCATAATAGAGGCCCTAGCTGATGAGCTTGAGGACGGGATATACTTTCTGGGAGCTGGCTCAACGGTCAAGAGACTGAAGGATAGGCTGGATATCGACGGGACTCTGCTCGGTGTTGACGTGGTCGAGATAAAAGACGGGAAGGCCAGACTCCTGGTGAAGGATGCAACCGAAAAAGACCTCCTTAGGTTCGTTGAGAGGAACCCGAGGATTGTCGTTACGGTCATAGGTGGCCTCAACTTCCTCTTCGGCAGGGGGAACCAGCAGTTCTCGGCGGAGGTTTTGAGGAGGGTTCCAAAGGAGAACATAATAGTGATCGCCACGCCCTCGAAGGTTAAAGACGGCTTCGTCAGGGTTTACACCGGCGACAGGGAGGTGGACGAGAAGCTGAGGGGCTACATCAGGGTAAGAGTGGGCCCCTGGCGGGAGAGGATTGTCAAGGTGATTTAG
- a CDS encoding 60S ribosomal export protein NMD3: protein MGGRFCYRCGISEEEGGPLIEGLCQVCYRKENPVLLIPDEINTEVCQNCGSYKKRGTWVDPKSYDLEELIFEVAENALLEVLEDSLSEKVKEFEVVSMEELEGVESLPLGKALVAFTPVSWHIEYFPAVVTYEVRVKARTHELQRELHDERKYVTVYVRQTVCPRCQKFLGGYFEAILQVRAEGRPLSDEERKAIGKLVEEKVDEIMRRDRMGFIQDTIEKEEGLDFYMGSTSSARKLAQAIKERFGGTISEAYELVGMDRQTSREVYRTSVSVRIPKFRKGDIVADREGNVYEVTDVGGRGISLRNLSTGREEHRDWKTAKREGVDTVEHEESEAMVTSIGRDEVQMMDMESYQTYEVEKPPMAIREGDVYRMVEVKGRKYFLSKKESSD from the coding sequence ATGGGAGGTCGCTTTTGCTACCGTTGCGGGATAAGCGAGGAGGAAGGCGGTCCGCTCATCGAGGGGCTCTGTCAGGTTTGCTACCGGAAGGAAAACCCCGTGCTCCTCATTCCGGATGAAATCAACACGGAGGTCTGTCAGAACTGCGGGAGCTACAAGAAGAGAGGGACATGGGTCGATCCAAAGAGCTACGACCTTGAGGAGCTTATATTCGAGGTCGCCGAGAACGCTCTCCTTGAAGTCCTTGAGGACTCACTGAGCGAGAAGGTTAAGGAGTTCGAGGTCGTTTCAATGGAGGAACTTGAGGGAGTGGAGAGCCTCCCCCTCGGAAAGGCGCTTGTTGCCTTCACTCCCGTAAGCTGGCACATAGAGTACTTCCCTGCGGTAGTTACCTACGAGGTTCGCGTTAAGGCGAGAACCCACGAGCTCCAGCGCGAGCTTCACGACGAGAGGAAGTACGTCACCGTCTACGTTAGGCAGACGGTCTGCCCCCGCTGTCAGAAGTTCCTTGGTGGTTACTTCGAGGCTATCTTGCAAGTCCGCGCCGAGGGAAGACCCCTGAGTGATGAGGAGAGGAAGGCCATAGGAAAATTAGTTGAAGAGAAGGTCGATGAAATAATGCGCAGGGACAGGATGGGCTTCATACAGGATACCATCGAGAAGGAGGAGGGGCTTGACTTCTACATGGGTTCAACATCGAGCGCGAGGAAGCTTGCACAGGCGATAAAGGAGCGCTTCGGGGGTACGATAAGCGAGGCTTACGAGCTCGTTGGCATGGACAGGCAGACGAGCAGGGAAGTCTACCGGACAAGCGTCAGCGTGAGGATTCCAAAGTTCAGGAAAGGGGACATAGTTGCCGACAGAGAGGGTAACGTTTACGAGGTAACCGATGTGGGTGGAAGGGGAATCTCCCTGAGGAACCTCTCGACGGGTAGGGAAGAGCACAGGGACTGGAAGACCGCGAAGAGGGAGGGAGTTGATACTGTGGAGCACGAGGAGAGTGAAGCTATGGTGACGAGCATCGGAAGAGATGAAGTCCAGATGATGGACATGGAGAGCTACCAGACCTACGAGGTCGAGAAGCCCCCGATGGCAATCAGGGAGGGGGACGTTTACAGGATGGTCGAGGTGAAGGGGAGGAAGTACTTCCTCTCGAAGAAGGAAAGCTCCGATTAA
- the cdr gene encoding CoA-disulfide reductase: MEKKTVVVIGGGAAGMSAASRVKRLRPEWDVKVFEATEWVSHAPCGIPYVVEGISPTEKLMHYPPEVFIKKRGIDLHLKAEVVDVEQGSVRVREEGGERTYEWDYLVFANGASPRIPAVEGVDLPGVFTADLPPDAVAIRRYMEENTVEDVVIIGGGYIGVEMAEAFSAQGKNVTLIERNERVMKKAFDKEITDILEEEMRKRINLRTQEIILRIEGKERVEKVITDAGEYKADIVILATGIRPNVELAKELGVRLGETGAIWTNERMQTSVENVYAAGDVAETRHIITGRRVWIPLAPAGNKMGYVAGSNIAGKEIHFPGVLGTSITKFFDVEIGKTGLTEAEAIKEGYDVRTAFIKATTRPHYYPGARPIWLKGVVDNETNRLLGVQAVGADVLARIDTAAAMLTAGFTTRDAFFTDLAYAPPFAPVWDPLIVLARVLKF, translated from the coding sequence ATGGAGAAGAAGACGGTCGTTGTCATAGGCGGCGGTGCCGCTGGAATGAGCGCTGCCTCAAGGGTTAAGAGGCTCAGGCCAGAGTGGGACGTCAAGGTCTTTGAAGCAACTGAATGGGTAAGTCATGCCCCCTGTGGGATTCCGTACGTGGTCGAGGGCATCTCGCCAACGGAAAAGCTCATGCACTACCCTCCGGAGGTCTTTATAAAGAAGCGCGGTATAGACCTTCACCTCAAGGCTGAAGTTGTCGATGTCGAGCAGGGAAGCGTCAGGGTTCGCGAGGAGGGTGGAGAGAGAACCTACGAGTGGGACTACCTCGTCTTTGCCAACGGAGCTTCCCCGAGGATTCCGGCCGTTGAGGGGGTTGACCTTCCCGGGGTTTTCACGGCTGATTTGCCCCCGGATGCCGTCGCTATAAGGCGGTACATGGAGGAGAACACCGTTGAGGACGTCGTGATAATAGGCGGCGGCTACATCGGTGTTGAGATGGCTGAGGCCTTCTCCGCCCAGGGGAAGAACGTCACCCTCATCGAGAGAAACGAGAGGGTCATGAAGAAGGCCTTTGACAAGGAGATCACCGACATCCTTGAGGAGGAGATGAGGAAGAGGATAAACCTCAGGACGCAGGAGATAATCCTGCGCATCGAAGGTAAGGAAAGAGTCGAAAAGGTCATCACCGATGCCGGTGAGTACAAGGCGGATATAGTCATCCTCGCCACTGGCATAAGGCCGAACGTCGAGCTTGCCAAGGAGCTGGGCGTCAGGCTAGGCGAGACAGGGGCGATATGGACGAACGAGAGGATGCAGACGAGCGTTGAGAACGTTTATGCAGCAGGCGACGTCGCTGAGACGAGGCACATAATAACCGGGAGGCGCGTGTGGATTCCCCTCGCTCCCGCGGGCAACAAGATGGGCTACGTGGCCGGGAGCAACATAGCCGGGAAGGAAATTCACTTCCCCGGAGTCCTCGGGACGAGCATTACGAAGTTCTTCGACGTTGAGATAGGAAAGACCGGCCTGACAGAGGCTGAGGCAATAAAGGAGGGCTACGACGTCAGGACGGCCTTCATAAAGGCAACCACCCGCCCCCACTACTACCCGGGAGCGAGGCCCATATGGCTTAAGGGTGTCGTTGACAACGAGACCAACAGGCTCCTCGGCGTTCAGGCGGTAGGTGCGGACGTGCTGGCGAGGATTGACACCGCCGCTGCTATGCTAACGGCCGGGTTCACAACTAGGGATGCCTTCTTCACAGATCTTGCCTACGCCCCGCCCTTCGCTCCGGTTTGGGATCCCCTCATAGTACTCGCGAGGGTTCTGAAGTTCTGA
- the acs gene encoding acetate--CoA ligase produces the protein MQVGEGFLKERYIPLQAFREEHRKSIENLEEFWAEQAKVIDWFKTWDRVLDDSNAPFFRWFVGGELNASYNALDRHIKAGKRNRAAIIWEGEKGETRTLTYYELYREVNRFASVLKNLGVGKGDRIVIYMPLVPEVVIAMLASARIGAIHSVVFSGFSAEALATRINDAKAKVVITADYLYRRGRALNLKEIVDKALVETPSVESVVVLKRGSDEINMVEGRDYYWHNLLEGAEKYVEPVPVESNHPLFILYTSGTTGTPKGIVHSTGGYLVYVAKTMQWAWGIREDDLFWNTADVGWITGHSYLVYGPLTLGLTVMMYEGALNYPRPDRPWEIIEKHGVTIFYTAPTAIRMLMRYGDEWVKKHDLSSLRLLGSVGEPINPGAWKWYYEVVGGKRCPIIDTWWQTETGGYMIYPSAGIQLPPLKPGSATFPGLGVDADVFDSEGKPAKPNERGFLVIKKPWPGMLLGIWGNDERYIRTYWQRFSKPDEGVWIYYPADYAMKDEEGYFWIFGRADEVLNVSGHRIGTAEIEHALVLHPAVAEAAVIGRPDEIKGEVPVAFVILKADYAPTERLKKELIDYVRETLGPIAAPAEVFFVNKLPKTRSGKIMRRVLKALASGKSLGDLSTLEDEASVEEVKKALEGFEMR, from the coding sequence ATGCAGGTAGGCGAAGGGTTTTTGAAGGAACGCTATATTCCACTGCAGGCCTTTCGGGAAGAGCACAGGAAGTCCATCGAGAACCTTGAGGAGTTCTGGGCCGAGCAGGCGAAGGTGATAGACTGGTTCAAGACCTGGGATAGGGTGCTCGATGATTCCAACGCACCGTTCTTCCGCTGGTTCGTTGGAGGCGAGCTAAACGCGAGCTACAACGCCCTCGACAGGCACATAAAAGCGGGAAAAAGGAACAGGGCCGCGATAATCTGGGAGGGTGAGAAGGGCGAAACGAGAACTCTAACCTACTACGAGCTCTACCGCGAGGTCAACCGCTTCGCCTCAGTCCTGAAGAACCTCGGCGTCGGAAAGGGCGATAGAATAGTAATCTACATGCCCCTCGTTCCCGAGGTCGTCATAGCCATGCTCGCCAGCGCGAGGATCGGGGCAATTCACAGCGTCGTCTTCTCCGGCTTCTCCGCGGAGGCTTTAGCCACGAGGATAAACGACGCAAAGGCCAAGGTGGTAATCACCGCCGACTACCTCTACAGGCGTGGCAGAGCTCTGAACCTCAAGGAAATCGTTGACAAAGCCCTCGTCGAGACTCCGAGCGTCGAGAGCGTCGTGGTTCTCAAGAGGGGTTCCGATGAGATTAACATGGTCGAGGGAAGGGACTATTACTGGCACAACCTCCTTGAGGGCGCTGAGAAATACGTCGAGCCCGTCCCGGTCGAGAGCAACCACCCGCTGTTCATCCTCTACACGAGCGGCACAACGGGAACGCCGAAGGGTATAGTCCACTCCACTGGCGGATACCTTGTTTACGTTGCCAAAACCATGCAGTGGGCCTGGGGGATAAGGGAGGACGACCTCTTCTGGAACACCGCCGATGTCGGCTGGATAACCGGACACAGCTACCTCGTCTACGGGCCTCTAACCCTCGGCCTGACTGTGATGATGTACGAGGGAGCGCTCAACTATCCAAGGCCAGACAGGCCCTGGGAGATAATCGAGAAGCACGGCGTTACGATATTCTACACCGCGCCGACGGCGATAAGAATGCTCATGCGCTATGGAGATGAGTGGGTGAAGAAGCACGACCTCTCAAGTCTCCGTCTCCTCGGTTCCGTCGGCGAGCCGATCAACCCCGGCGCTTGGAAGTGGTACTACGAAGTCGTCGGAGGAAAGCGCTGTCCCATCATCGACACATGGTGGCAGACCGAAACCGGCGGCTACATGATTTACCCCTCGGCCGGGATACAGCTACCTCCTCTCAAGCCCGGCTCCGCAACATTCCCCGGGCTGGGGGTTGATGCAGACGTCTTTGACTCGGAGGGCAAGCCTGCAAAGCCGAACGAGAGAGGTTTTCTGGTAATCAAGAAGCCCTGGCCCGGAATGCTCCTTGGAATCTGGGGCAACGACGAGCGCTACATACGAACCTACTGGCAACGCTTCAGCAAACCTGATGAAGGGGTCTGGATTTACTACCCGGCTGACTACGCTATGAAGGACGAGGAGGGCTACTTCTGGATATTCGGGAGGGCGGACGAGGTTCTCAACGTCTCCGGCCACAGGATTGGAACGGCAGAGATAGAGCACGCTTTAGTCCTTCACCCTGCGGTAGCGGAAGCGGCAGTAATAGGCAGGCCCGACGAGATAAAGGGTGAAGTGCCGGTTGCCTTCGTAATCCTCAAGGCCGATTACGCCCCGACCGAGAGGCTGAAGAAGGAGCTGATAGACTACGTCAGGGAAACCCTCGGGCCGATAGCGGCTCCAGCCGAGGTCTTCTTCGTCAACAAACTGCCGAAGACGAGGAGCGGGAAGATAATGCGCAGGGTTTTGAAAGCCCTCGCAAGCGGAAAGAGCCTTGGCGACCTCTCAACGCTTGAGGACGAGGCGAGCGTTGAGGAGGTGAAAAAAGCTTTGGAAGGCTTCGAGATGCGCTGA
- a CDS encoding HEPN domain-containing protein, with product MSDEYRKIIQKAERSLKAAEELLRKGMPEFAASRAYYTMFYCVEAFLRTKGIEVSKHSSAIALFGREFVKGGEVPRKYLTYVNLAFKTRQVADYSFEIQVTEEEAQTEIKHAREFLEFTINYLREKDLLEG from the coding sequence ATGAGCGATGAATACAGAAAGATAATCCAGAAAGCCGAGAGAAGTCTGAAAGCGGCAGAGGAGCTTCTGAGAAAAGGCATGCCGGAGTTCGCTGCATCAAGGGCGTATTACACCATGTTCTACTGCGTTGAGGCTTTCCTGAGAACGAAAGGAATAGAAGTGTCAAAGCACTCCTCTGCGATTGCCCTCTTTGGGAGGGAGTTCGTTAAGGGTGGGGAAGTCCCCAGAAAATACCTAACCTACGTGAACCTCGCGTTTAAGACAAGGCAGGTTGCGGATTACTCCTTTGAAATTCAGGTGACGGAAGAGGAGGCTCAGACAGAGATAAAACATGCCCGTGAGTTTTTGGAATTCACAATCAATTACCTTCGCGAAAAGGACCTTTTGGAGGGTTGA
- a CDS encoding nucleotidyltransferase domain-containing protein, whose translation MPVIPRYELLEILREVKGKLKEILGDDLVEVILFGSYARGEAREGSDVDVLVITRRKPTPEEDWELGELMTDIVLRYGVVVSLVVYPKREEPKDPFFLTAMEEGIKV comes from the coding sequence ATGCCCGTCATCCCCAGGTACGAACTCCTAGAAATCCTGCGGGAGGTCAAGGGAAAGCTGAAGGAGATACTCGGCGACGACTTAGTTGAGGTCATCCTCTTCGGCTCTTACGCGAGGGGCGAGGCCAGAGAAGGGAGCGACGTTGACGTGCTCGTCATTACGCGCAGGAAACCCACTCCAGAGGAGGACTGGGAGCTGGGAGAACTGATGACAGATATCGTTCTCAGGTATGGAGTCGTGGTTTCGCTCGTAGTGTATCCCAAGCGAGAAGAGCCAAAAGACCCGTTCTTCCTCACCGCGATGGAGGAGGGCATAAAAGTATGA
- a CDS encoding potassium channel family protein: protein MCEYTYENGRKCRLKPLEGSKYCPLHVPYEEGEALLGERIKDVKASTFQRRLRAGQSYFEGVYLYDVSIKDYRSEKVLVFKNSTIKSLVIEDSEFKGLILLNTTVERVILFQVKLDFIFVKDSTIYGLNILRVDFASHVSVRDSSVKYLMVNSTQYTGKEEEEAYGEKSARGTVEISGLRDVRRIGINTRYPLLRRILEEHDVKVSEAGRRMVKAKSLVIGNVSFDTTPRFKRQVRLTVAGFHGNLVLENLEVFGHVEISWSHLIAPEFVHVLIHSNFILRKSRIKADATWGLTVLPSLPVELTVQGFMIIEECQFSNPHAEEIFYRLARTSWEKSGDFEKADEYYYLEMLARRKIKLLSRRKGLRKILDRGEALFEWLFADLTCRYGTDWKRPILIWLVAVNVFFPILFYMTGSVEGLSSKLGFLDYEYFSIVTATTLGYGDYHPIGVGRAIASLEALFGMFMWAVFLTVFARKYMR from the coding sequence ATGTGCGAGTACACCTATGAGAATGGCAGAAAGTGCAGGCTGAAACCCCTTGAGGGGTCAAAATACTGCCCTCTCCACGTTCCCTACGAGGAGGGGGAGGCCCTTCTCGGCGAGAGAATAAAAGATGTAAAGGCGAGCACCTTCCAGAGGAGGCTTAGAGCGGGGCAGAGCTACTTCGAGGGCGTCTACCTCTACGATGTCTCCATAAAGGACTACAGGAGTGAAAAGGTTCTCGTCTTCAAGAACTCCACAATCAAAAGCCTCGTCATTGAGGACTCCGAGTTTAAGGGCCTGATACTCCTCAACACGACGGTCGAAAGGGTAATCCTCTTCCAGGTTAAGCTCGACTTCATATTCGTGAAGGACTCAACGATTTACGGGCTAAACATTCTCAGGGTGGATTTTGCAAGTCACGTTTCAGTTAGGGACTCAAGTGTCAAATACCTGATGGTGAACTCAACCCAGTACACCGGAAAGGAGGAGGAAGAGGCCTATGGCGAGAAGAGCGCAAGGGGCACGGTGGAGATTTCCGGCCTTAGGGACGTCCGCAGGATAGGTATTAACACCCGCTATCCCCTACTGAGGAGAATCCTTGAGGAACACGATGTCAAGGTCTCCGAGGCTGGAAGGAGAATGGTAAAGGCCAAATCCCTCGTAATCGGGAACGTTTCTTTCGACACCACTCCACGATTCAAAAGACAGGTTCGCCTGACGGTGGCGGGCTTTCACGGCAACCTCGTCCTCGAAAACCTTGAGGTCTTCGGCCACGTTGAAATAAGCTGGAGTCACCTGATTGCCCCAGAGTTCGTTCACGTTCTCATCCACAGCAACTTCATCCTCAGGAAGTCCCGGATTAAGGCCGATGCAACGTGGGGTCTGACCGTCTTGCCAAGTCTTCCGGTAGAGCTGACGGTTCAGGGCTTCATGATAATCGAGGAGTGCCAGTTCAGCAACCCGCACGCAGAGGAGATCTTCTACCGCCTCGCCAGAACAAGCTGGGAGAAGAGTGGGGACTTTGAGAAAGCCGACGAATACTACTACCTTGAGATGCTCGCCCGGAGGAAAATAAAGCTCCTTTCAAGGAGAAAAGGACTGAGAAAAATTCTGGACAGGGGCGAGGCCCTCTTCGAGTGGCTCTTCGCCGACCTGACCTGCCGCTACGGAACCGACTGGAAGAGGCCGATACTGATATGGCTAGTTGCCGTCAACGTCTTTTTTCCCATCCTCTTCTACATGACCGGGAGCGTCGAGGGACTCTCCTCCAAGCTCGGCTTCCTCGACTACGAGTACTTCAGCATCGTAACGGCTACAACCCTCGGCTACGGTGACTACCACCCGATAGGTGTTGGAAGGGCTATAGCGTCCCTTGAGGCCCTCTTCGGAATGTTCATGTGGGCGGTCTTTCTTACCGTCTTCGCGAGGAAGTACATGAGGTAG
- a CDS encoding DUF424 domain-containing protein has translation MIYVKVYRVQGEVLLAACDEELLGKTFREGELKLEVKERFYRGELVEEDRLKELLEEATIANLTGERCVTRAIELGYIDPGRVLRIQGVPHAQMAKLFL, from the coding sequence ATGATATACGTGAAGGTTTATCGCGTTCAGGGTGAAGTTCTTTTAGCGGCATGCGATGAGGAGCTTCTCGGTAAGACCTTCAGAGAGGGGGAGCTTAAGCTGGAGGTCAAAGAGAGGTTCTACAGGGGCGAGCTCGTTGAGGAGGACAGGCTCAAAGAACTGCTGGAAGAGGCAACAATAGCAAACCTGACTGGGGAGCGGTGTGTAACCAGGGCCATAGAGCTGGGCTACATCGATCCTGGGAGGGTTCTTCGCATCCAGGGTGTTCCCCACGCACAGATGGCCAAGCTGTTCCTCTAA
- a CDS encoding type II toxin-antitoxin system VapC family toxin, translating to MVVIDTNIVMTRVKEREIIRENITEVTAVEYPPVVECRKFQGDVLLITRKSIGIAIELQKRLRKIGKPKPFADVMIAAICIANGEKLITRDSDFKDIAEISELEVEVI from the coding sequence ATGGTAGTCATTGACACAAACATAGTCATGACCCGAGTAAAGGAGAGGGAGATAATTAGGGAGAACATTACAGAAGTCACAGCCGTTGAGTACCCGCCTGTGGTTGAGTGCAGAAAGTTTCAGGGAGACGTGCTTCTGATAACTCGAAAAAGCATTGGGATAGCGATTGAACTCCAGAAACGGTTGAGAAAAATCGGGAAGCCCAAACCATTTGCAGACGTTATGATAGCGGCCATATGCATAGCAAACGGTGAGAAACTCATCACGAGAGATTCTGACTTCAAGGATATTGCTGAAATTTCAGAACTGGAAGTGGAGGTTATCTGA
- a CDS encoding cysteine desulfurase produces the protein MRIPEDVRKDIPLTSEVIYFDNTATSLTPKPVIKAMDEYYLKYRANVHRGVHRLSQMATHKYEESRKVVADFINARFEEVVFTKNTSESLNLVALGLEGIFKPGDKIVTTPYEHHSDLLPWQRLAKRKGLRLEFIEGDNEGNLDLSDAERKIRGAKLAAVQHVSNALGVIHEVEELGKLAKEEGAIFVVDAAQSAGHMEVDVRKLNADFLAFSGHKGPMGPTGIGVLYINEEFFEVFEPPLIGGGTIEDVDLNDYRLAEPPERFEAGTPNIGGAIGLAAGIRYIERIGLERIERQERKLVRRTVEGLDELEIPWYGPRDLKKHAGVVSFNVPPLHPHDVAAILDEHNIMVRSGHHCALPVMKKLGINGTVRASFHVYNSVGEVDVFLDVLEKLVKSLRG, from the coding sequence ATGAGGATTCCGGAGGACGTTAGGAAGGACATCCCGCTGACCAGCGAGGTCATCTACTTCGACAACACGGCCACTTCGCTAACTCCGAAGCCCGTAATTAAAGCGATGGACGAGTACTACCTGAAGTACCGCGCCAACGTCCACCGCGGGGTTCACAGGCTCTCCCAGATGGCGACGCACAAATACGAGGAGAGCAGGAAGGTCGTTGCAGATTTCATCAACGCGAGGTTCGAGGAGGTAGTCTTCACCAAGAACACGAGCGAGAGCCTAAATCTCGTCGCTCTCGGGCTGGAGGGCATCTTCAAGCCCGGGGACAAGATAGTCACCACTCCTTACGAGCACCACTCGGATTTGCTCCCCTGGCAGAGACTGGCGAAGAGGAAGGGCCTGAGGCTGGAGTTCATTGAAGGGGATAACGAGGGCAACCTCGATTTAAGCGATGCCGAGAGGAAGATAAGGGGCGCGAAATTGGCGGCAGTTCAGCACGTCTCCAACGCCCTCGGCGTTATCCATGAGGTGGAGGAGCTTGGAAAGCTCGCGAAGGAGGAAGGGGCGATATTCGTTGTTGACGCGGCTCAAAGCGCCGGCCACATGGAGGTTGACGTGAGGAAACTGAACGCGGACTTTTTAGCGTTTTCAGGCCACAAGGGGCCGATGGGACCGACGGGGATAGGCGTTCTCTACATCAACGAGGAGTTCTTCGAGGTTTTTGAACCACCCTTAATCGGTGGGGGAACGATCGAGGACGTTGACCTTAACGACTACAGGCTTGCCGAGCCCCCGGAGCGCTTCGAGGCGGGAACGCCGAACATCGGCGGGGCAATAGGTTTGGCGGCGGGCATCAGATACATCGAGAGGATAGGCCTTGAGAGGATTGAGAGGCAGGAGAGAAAGCTCGTGAGGAGAACCGTTGAGGGGCTTGACGAACTGGAAATCCCCTGGTACGGGCCGAGGGATCTTAAGAAACACGCCGGTGTGGTCAGCTTCAACGTTCCGCCCCTTCATCCGCACGACGTTGCGGCGATACTCGACGAGCACAACATAATGGTTCGCTCTGGCCACCACTGCGCCCTGCCAGTGATGAAAAAGCTCGGGATAAACGGCACCGTGAGGGCCTCCTTCCACGTCTACAACAGCGTTGGGGAGGTTGACGTGTTTCTGGATGTTCTTGAGAAGCTTGTAAAAAGCTTGAGGGGCTAG
- the hypE gene encoding hydrogenase expression/formation protein HypE — protein MGEKIKLEHGAGGEIMEELLRDVILKTLTLKSAGGIGLDALDDGATIPFGDKHIVFTIDGHTVRPLFFPGGDIGRLAVSGTVNDLAVMGAEPLALANSMIIGEGLDMEVLERVLRSMDETSKEVPVPIVTGDTKVVEDSIEMFVITAGIGIAERPVSDAGAKVGDAVLVSGTIGDHGIALMSHREGIAFETELKSDVAPIWDVVKAVGDAIGWENIHAMKDPTRAGLSNALNEIARKSNMGILVRESDIPIRPEVRAASEMLGISPYDVANEGKVVMVVAREYAEDALEAMRKTEKGGNAAIIGEVIPEYRGKVILETGIGGKRFMEPPEGDPVPRIC, from the coding sequence ATGGGGGAAAAGATAAAGCTCGAACACGGAGCCGGTGGAGAAATAATGGAGGAGCTTTTGAGGGACGTGATACTCAAAACGCTGACCCTCAAGAGCGCCGGTGGAATTGGACTGGACGCTTTAGACGACGGGGCAACGATACCCTTCGGCGATAAGCACATAGTCTTTACAATAGACGGCCACACGGTAAGGCCCCTCTTCTTCCCGGGCGGGGACATCGGCAGGCTGGCAGTCAGCGGGACGGTGAACGATTTGGCCGTCATGGGGGCGGAGCCTTTAGCCCTGGCAAACTCGATGATAATAGGGGAAGGCCTCGACATGGAAGTCCTTGAGAGGGTTCTCCGCTCGATGGACGAGACCTCTAAGGAAGTGCCCGTCCCGATAGTCACGGGCGACACGAAGGTCGTTGAAGACAGCATAGAGATGTTCGTAATCACCGCTGGAATAGGCATTGCTGAGAGGCCGGTAAGCGATGCCGGGGCCAAAGTCGGTGACGCTGTTTTGGTCAGCGGGACGATAGGAGACCACGGTATAGCGCTGATGAGCCACCGCGAGGGAATAGCCTTTGAGACCGAGCTGAAGAGCGACGTCGCTCCAATATGGGACGTCGTTAAAGCGGTGGGGGATGCCATAGGCTGGGAGAACATCCACGCGATGAAAGACCCAACTAGGGCCGGTTTGAGCAACGCGCTCAACGAGATCGCTCGTAAGAGCAATATGGGAATCCTCGTGAGGGAATCAGACATTCCGATAAGGCCCGAAGTTAGGGCCGCGAGCGAGATGCTGGGAATAAGTCCCTACGACGTTGCCAACGAGGGCAAGGTTGTGATGGTCGTCGCGAGGGAGTACGCGGAAGATGCCCTTGAAGCGATGAGGAAAACCGAGAAGGGAGGGAACGCCGCGATAATCGGTGAGGTAATCCCAGAGTACCGCGGGAAGGTCATCCTTGAGACGGGAATCGGTGGAAAAAGGTTTATGGAGCCTCCTGAAGGCGACCCCGTTCCGAGGATATGCTGA